The following are from one region of the Arachis duranensis cultivar V14167 chromosome 10, aradu.V14167.gnm2.J7QH, whole genome shotgun sequence genome:
- the LOC107471352 gene encoding vegetative cell wall protein gp1, translated as MSWFLVILFLTLTFGTLSSESSHHEKRLPSSSAPAVVVVGTVFCDKCLQHSFSFGSYFISGASVGVECKDGSKSKKPRFKKEVKTNKHGEFKVELPFKVSKHVKRINGCTFELISSNNPNCAMASISTTSSITLKSRNQKEHIFSAGFLSFKPTKKPKLCNKSPTTATVQESKDSVYVEKRFPPSIDPSFPPPLQDPPSPPTLLPPLLPLLPPIIPPLTPPIKEDERVKPSQVSLFPPLIPPLVPNPFQPPPLIPNPFQPPPLIPNPFQPPSPPLIPNPFQPPPSPTPLIPNPFQPPPSPRLIPNPFQPPPSPPPFLPNPFQPPPSPPSPLFPNPFQPTPSPPRPPSPLFPFPPIPGLTPSPPPPSPPPPTFPFPFPPLFPPPHTPGSPPVRNLSP; from the exons ATGTCTTGGTTCCTTGTAATTCTGTTCCTCACTCTCACATTTGGTACTCTCTCTTCAGAGAGTAGCCATCATGAAAAGAggcttccttcttcttctgctcctgctgttgttgttgttggaacTGTTTTTTGTGACAAATGTCTTCAACATAGTTTCTCCTTTGGAAGCTATTTCATTTCAG GTGCATCAGTTGGTGTGGAATGCAAAGATGGAAGCAAATCAAAGAAACCAAGATTCAAGAAAGAAGTGAAGACAAACAAGCATGGTGAGTTCAAAGTGGAGCTACCTTTCAAAGTGAGTAAACATGTGAAGAGAATCAACGGATGCACCTTTGAATTGATTAGTAGCAATAACCCTAATTGTGCCATGGCCTCAATTTCCACCACTTCTTCAATAACCCTCAAATCAAGAAACCAAAAAGAACACATCTTCTCAGCTGGGTTTCTCTCATTCAAGCCCACAAAAAAGCCCAAACTTTGCAACAAAAGCCCAACAACAGCAACAGTTCAAGAATCTAAAGATTCTGTTTATGTGGAAAAAAGATTCCCTCCAAGTATAGACCCATCATTCCCACCACCACTTCAAGATCCACCATCACCACCTAcacttcttcctcctcttttgccATTACTCCCTCCAATTATTCCACCATTAACACCTCCAATTAAAGAGGATGAAAGGGTTAAACCATCTCAAGTCTCTCTTTTTCCACCTCTTATACCACCATTGGTACCAAACCCATTTCAACCACCACCGTTGATTCCAAACCCATTTCAACCACCACCTCTAATTCCAAACCCATTTCAGCCACCAAGCCCACCACTCATACCAAACCCATTTCAACCACCACCAAGCCCAACACCACTTATACCTAACCCATTTCAGCCACCCCCAAGCCCAAGACTAATACCTAACCCATTTCAGCCACCTCCAAGCCCACCACCGTTTCTCCCTAACCCATTTCAGCCACCACCAAGCCCACCATCACCACTATTTCCAAACCCATTTCAGCCCACACCATCACCACCAAGGCCACCATCACCTTTGTTTCCTTTTCCACCTATTCCCGGTTTGACTCCGTCGCCGCCGCCGCCGTCTCCGCCCCCACCAACTTTTCCATTTCCTTTCCCTCCATTGTTCCCACCACCTCATACCCCTGGCTCACCCCCTGTGAGGAATCTCTCCCCTTGA